In Porphyromonas cangingivalis, a genomic segment contains:
- a CDS encoding ABC transporter ATP-binding protein: MKKIISLEQVHKIYRTEEIETVALENVNLQVDEGEFLAVMGPSGCGKSTLLNVMGLLDNPTSGRVILNGIETDKMKDKDLAKFRNENLGFVFQSFHLINSLNVIDNVELPLLYRKVSASERHRLAKEVLEKVGLSHRMRHFPAQLSGGQCQRVAIARAIIGNPSIILADEPTGNLDSKMGAEVMGLLHQLNKEDGRTIVMVTHDEGKAEETSRIVRFLDGRQVS, translated from the coding sequence ATGAAAAAGATCATTTCACTCGAACAAGTTCACAAGATTTACCGCACTGAAGAAATAGAGACCGTCGCGCTCGAAAATGTCAATCTCCAAGTCGATGAGGGCGAGTTCCTTGCCGTCATGGGGCCTTCGGGCTGTGGCAAGTCCACCCTGCTCAATGTCATGGGACTCCTCGACAATCCTACTTCGGGACGTGTCATCCTCAATGGCATCGAGACCGATAAGATGAAGGACAAGGATCTGGCAAAGTTCCGCAACGAAAACCTCGGCTTCGTCTTCCAGAGCTTCCACCTCATCAATTCGCTCAACGTCATCGACAATGTCGAGCTCCCACTCCTCTATCGCAAGGTCAGTGCGAGCGAACGCCACAGACTCGCCAAGGAGGTCCTCGAAAAGGTAGGGCTCTCCCACCGTATGCGCCACTTCCCTGCACAGCTCTCGGGTGGTCAGTGTCAGCGTGTGGCCATCGCTCGTGCCATCATCGGCAACCCCTCGATCATCCTTGCCGATGAGCCTACGGGTAATCTCGACTCGAAGATGGGGGCTGAGGTCATGGGCCTTCTCCATCAGCTCAACAAGGAAGATGGCCGTACCATCGTCATGGTGACCCACGATGAGGGTAAGGCAGAGGAGACTTCACGCATCGTCCGCTTCCTCGACGGCCGTCAGGTCTCTTGA